Sequence from the Nymphaea colorata isolate Beijing-Zhang1983 chromosome 9, ASM883128v2, whole genome shotgun sequence genome:
AGCTAATGGGCTGCTGATTTAGATTCAAGTCATCTCTGTTCAGGTAATTGCTCTACTTAATTTGGGTTTGCAATCTTGAATGTAAAGATACAATTATATGCAAAAGACTATGTGGTAATTTGGATGTATCTGATGTATGTGTAGTgcaaggaaggagaaggaactGATCAGTCATAGTCAACCAGGACTGCCTCTGTCCATAAATTCCTTATGTATTTAGAAACAGAAACATGCCCATGTTTAGAGAGATGTTTTACTACTTCTTGCATCTCCACGAGATCAAGGAATCCCTTAGAAACACACAAAACTAGTAGTTGAGAGTCTACTATTGGGATCTCCTCTCCAATGTGTCTGTATATGTAATTAAGTTAAATATAGATGAAGCAAAAAGTAAGATTCTCTTGTTGATTGTGTTCTTGATGTATTTGACTATTCTTATGACTGCACCCATGTGAACTATGGTAGGTGCTTGTTGAAATTGACTAGAACATGCATGATATGAGACATTCTAGGACATGTGCTACTCAAATATGAAAGTGCTCCTACAAGTTGTTGATATGGTGTGGGATCGTCTAGCAGTTTCCCATCATCTCTTCTGATCTTCACTTCAAGTACCTTAGAAGTCTATACTATCTTCTCATCTGTCAAACCTGATCTTTCAACAATATCTGCAACAAACTTTGTTTGAgacaaaaaatatcctttttgaaaaacatacttcaatgccaagaaagtatGTCAAAAAACTTAAATCaatcatgtcaaatttttctttcaaggtTTGCTTAATTAAACTTGCCTCTTTATTATCACTACTTGTGATTATCATATAATCAACATAAAGAAGAAATATAACAATATCTTTGTTTGTGCTTTTGACAAAAAGTGCAGTGTCAGAGTAGCATGATTTGAAATTGCTTTCCATAATCACCTGAGCTATCGTGCATATCACATTCATCATCTAATGCATAAATAGACATCAAATCATTCAAGAAACCATAATCAATATCATGTTTGGATATCTTTTTCTCAAACCCTTTTTTCTATTCACGAAAAGCCACATTTCTTGAAACGTAAAGCTTATTCTTTTTCAACATTGTAACATCTATATCCTTTTTTACTCTCAGAGTAACTAATGAATACACATTGCAAAGCTTTCAATGAAAGTTTGTCTCCTTAATCGTTAAGAATAAaacatttagatccaaaaacttTAAGTCGGTTGTAGTCGGGTTCAAGATTATACAGTTTTTGAAAAGGATACATTTTGTCCAAATtttttgaaggcattctattACTGAGGTAGACAGTAATAAACACTGCTTCTGCCCAAAGATTTTTCAGAACTTCCATTGCTAGAAGAAGAGTATGTAGTTTCTATGCTATGACGATGTTTCCTTTCTAAAATTCTATTTTGTTGTGAagttcttggacaagatttCTAGTGTTCAATaccattttctttcaaatagtTTTCAAAAGCTTTCAAAGTGTATTATCTTCTGGAGTTGggtttaaaaatttttatatcaaTTTGGAATTGTTGATCAGTTGATGAAAGTTCTTGAAATTTACAAACACATCAGATTTATGAGTTAGAAAAAAATTCACGCATATCTAGTATAATAATCAACAAATAGGATATAGTAAGAATAGCCACCTTTGGACATATCCGGAGCTGGACCCCACATGTTTGAGTGAACAAGTTCAAAAGGCGATTTACTTACAACAGTTTTTTCACCAAATGGAAGGGACTTCATTTTTCCAAATATGCATTCATTACATAGAAGATTTTCATTACATGCATTCTTCAAAAAAGgaatacattttattttttcatgacTAGTGTGCTCTAGTGTTTGATGTCATGTGAGAATATCATTTGCTTTCCAGTATTACAAAAAGAGTGTattaaatccaaaaatttcaTGTAATAAAGATCTCCTCTTCTAACTCCTTCCCCAATCGTCCTCTTTGAGACTTGATCCTGTATCCAACATTTATCTTGTGAGAAAGCAACTTTGCCACCATGCTCAGCAATTTGGGATACATACAACAAGTTCAAGTTCAATTTCATTATTTGTCTAACATTGGCTATTCTAAaagtttttgagtttttatcatgttttttcaaaatctacAATACTTTCTATTTTCAAAGAAGTACCATCCGCAGCTGAAACAAAGTAAGGAAATGAGTTTGTATTAGatttaaaagtttatttttgtgaGGTGTCATATGGAATGAAGTTCCGGAGTCCAAAAGCCAGGCAATATTACCTTGAGTTGCAGCGGTAATAGCTCCAATAGTAGAAGTACCTCCTTTGAAATAGGGCTGCAATGCTTCGGCAAGTTCTACAAGAGAGAATCCTTGAGCAGTCCTTTGATAAGAACTTTCAGTTGTAGCTTTATTTTCAGCAACAACTGGTCTTTATCAAGTATCCTTAATTTTAGGCATTTAGGTTTAATATGCCTAGGTTCATGACAATGAAAGCAAATAATTTTCTTGCTAGTATCCTCATTATTTTCCCAAAATAAGCAGATCTATAATTCCTTACGTGatttcctagatttgaaacTGCTAGAACACTATCAAttgatttccttttccttaTAGTGTATAAGCCGATTCTCTTCCATAATAAGTTCATTCAAGGCCTCATTCACAGTAGAAACAGTTGGCCTGTGAAGTAAAGACGACCTTGCAATATCAAACTTAGACCTTATTCCCATAAGACAATGATAGAACTTGTCCTCTTGAATCAGTTTATCTCTAAGTAAGATATCTTCGGGATCCTTCCATTTTGGTTCAAAGACAGATAATTCATCCTACAATTGAGAGAACTCTCCATAATATTCTTGTATGGACTTGTCTCCTTGCTGCAATTTAGAGATTTTTACTTAGAAATTCCATTTATGTGCCGCAACTTTCATTGTATGTGTCTCTTTCAAGTAATTCTATGCTTCATGGGCCAAATCAAATTTAGCTAACTGGACACTAACGATAGGATCCATGCTGTTTAACGAAGACATCACCCTGTGATGATTGGTTTTccattctttccatttttttaaaactccTTGACTGCCTTATCTCCCTCAGTTCCTTTTGACTCTTCAAATTTTCCGTCTATGGTTTGAGTAAGGCTTATTGTAGGCTCAGTTTCAATCCCTTCAATGTAACTCCAAAAACCTTTCCCTCCTATATGGTGCTTTATGATTGAAGCTCATATAACAAAGTTGGTTGCACTAACTTTAAGAAGGGGCTGGAGTGAGATATATTCCTTCTCATCCATTGGAAAAGCAAACCGGCATgccttttgaaaagaaaaaaaaagtgtaccAGGTTCTGCTATAAATGATCCACAACAATATGTCACAATAGATAGCAACTTCGACCTCGATCGGTGCTTCTAATAATGCTGATATATCACCAATAGATCACTCCAAAACAACAAGTCAGAGTTGACAGCAGCTCTAACTTAATCAGCACTTCCAGTCAATGCTGATACAACGTCAATAGATCTCAGTCAGCCTGTTGTTTTTTTAATCGTCAAGGTTTGAACAACACTTCAACATTCACTCCAACAGACGTGCCAGTCTTTGATCAACAGTCTTCAACTTCTTACTAAAAGAAGCACTCAAACAACTTCTAACTAAGAGAAGCACTCAAGCATAGCCAAGCTCCAATACCATGTAAACTTTATTCACTagagtcaagaaaaatattatctcattgATGAACAAAACACTGCTGTTTAGgaactttcaaaagaaaaagaaaagatacaataaatagaaaatggaaatggaaagagcCCTCGGAGTCTCCAGATGTTTGGATAAAGCCTGCCATATCTTTGGCTGTAAAATatagaaataaaatataaaatacaaaagtaaaaggaaaataataaaagaagtGAATCTAACCTATTACAAGATAAATTTATTGtatcaaattaattgaagagaAACATAGGCTTCTAACAAGAGCTTCATCAATACCAAATGGTGAGATCTCCATGAACTTTAGCTTATAAGTAGGTCTTGCCCCTCTTATGATATTGGATCATAGCTTCCGCATGCTACACCCATTCGTTTGAGCTATGCCTTATATAATTTATGATTTCCTTTTCCAAATAAGAGGAAAGATACCGTTCTATTATCAAATAGAGGAACGTggatttttatgttgttttattttctttactttctcGATTGTCTTAATTATTAATTATGCTTAACCTTTTTTattgcaacaagataataacCTATTTACCTTGATTTGAGACGTCCCACACAAACTCGTTGGTTTTGTATTATTTTACAAAACGATTTCCCATACAGGAAGTCGACATATGTTCTGCGGGGTTGGTCACCTGTCGTCATTTTAGTGAAAAGAAAGGGTATTAAAGGAAAAGGATGGACTAGGGTATGTAAGCAAAGCCCAGAGTTGGAGTGGCcattctctctcgctctctctctcgctctcgggTTTCTTGGTTCTGCGCAAGAACCCTATCGCCACCATGACGCAGAAAACTCAGGAAGAGCTTCTCGCTACTCATTTGGAAGAGCAAAAGCTACACGTAAGATTTtactccctctttctttttttcttttgacttaTAAACGTATATACTTCTGGGGGATTTGCCTGGTCTAATATTTCTGTCAGCAAGATCTTctatttgttgtctttttcttgttgaaaagCTTTATCTGGATCTTTACGATTTTCGTGTGGTTCTGGGgcttcttgttcatttttgtGGATGGATGTTCTTTCCCTCTTTTATGCGGACCAGTTGAAAAATTTCACATAATGGTAATTCTGATTGTAATGGGGTTGAGAATTAGGCTTCTTGATATTGAATGATGTTATCATCTCGTTGTAAGTTGGGAACTTTACCTTTCTCCCTCTTAAGTGTTCTTGTTTACAGTTTAGATGACATGTTTGTTACAACTTctgttcttatttcaagaatggAATTTTTATGAGGCTGGTATGCTTGCCTACTTGGCCATTTACGTCAATTTTATGGACAGATGTAGTTTTTTATCTCTTTGTGGCTTCTTTTACCTCCTTTGATTTGCTTTGACCATACATCgctcttttcttaattttcaccACATATAACTTTACtgtaaagggaaaaaataagtttGGTTGGTGGGATCTGATGGATGGCTTGTGGGTGCATTTTTTACTTTCTAAACTTCTTCTAGTTTAGCTTTTCTGCCTTATATTTTCCAGTTACCATCTTTGTGCGACACCATTGCCATTTCTATAGTTTGGCGTTTGTTCTAGGTGATTTTTGGTTCCATGCCTGTCCTTATTCTCAAATAGTTCATTCTTGGTCTTGATAATTAGGAAATAGGCGCTTCCAATCGGGAATCTCTTCgcttcttattttgtttttcactttttaaaatgcTTCATCTGATctgttcaagtcttttagatACACAACCATTTGTTATTAGTCATTTGCTTGTTCACGGTATCCCTAAATCTTGACAAAGTATAAAATATCTAGCGCTTTATGAACTATCTGATAGTTATTTAGTGAAAATTGCAAGTCAGTGACAAGTTAGTAGAACCCCTAAAAGGACTGAAATGCACTAATCTCACAAAAAAATGGGAACAAAAATCTTCAGCATTTACATGGAAAGTGAAAGTGCTGAACAGAAAAGCAACACAGTACACACATTGGGAATGTAGTGCACAAAGAAACAGTTCGGAGAGTGAGTGGGAAAAAATTCTGAATCGGAATAGTGGAAAGTGccgagaaaaacaacaaaaaaattacataaagagaaggaaatagaaaaaatgacaaagttcTTTGGCATTTATGTTGAAAGTGAAGGTACTGCGCAGAAAGACAACACAagacacatattggaaatggaATACACAAAGGAACAACGGCAAGTGAATGGACGAAAAACAATTATAAACCTGAATGGTAAAACTAAAAGTGCTAAACAGAAAGTGAGAAAACACAAAATGaattacagagagagagagagagagagcgagagagagagagagagagagagagagagagagagttggatCATTGAGGACTGAAAATGAATGTTAATGGAGGGTTTTCTTCAACCTAGATATTCCTTGATAAAGCAAcactgaaagaagaaagagaaacaaaattcaatttttgccACTGGCTTAAGTCAATTGACTAGAGTCACTAGACAGTTTGGTACTTTTGAGTCATCATTGATTAATGCTATTAAACTAGTTGGTTGACAAGTAACGAGGCTTAGCAGTTGACTAGTGACCGAGCCACTCACAGTTTTATAACCAATTCTGACAATAACTGTGATTGAGGGATCTCAAAAGAGTGGCTATATGACTTTGCTTCTTGTTTGGCCTTTTGATTGGTAATTGCTTAATGAAGTCATTCCGTACTTTTTCACCAGTTGCTTCTAAGTTTTGAAGCATTCGGGCAGGTACATTGGTTATTGGTGTtatgacattttttataaatCTGGATATTCCTTTTGACAAAACTGATAGCAGTTGACACTTTTCGAGCTTTCCCCTTGATAATTCGAATTAGGAAAAATCAAGCTTTTTTAAAGGCTTTAGCTGCACCCAAATCATAACCTgagccctttctctttcttctaattttttaGTTGCCAAATGTATGGCTAATGGTTCTATTGCCTTAGCTTAGTTAATATATCACTAGTTCCTCATGTTCTTACTTGGAGCCAACTTAGTATCCTCAATCCATGACTGTTGATGGTAGGGTTATTTACtgggttgttttctttttttttttttccgtttcccAAGGGGCTTATTTTATATCCTTTAATTATTTTGGTTGGGGCTGGGGATGTTAAGTTTCATGGTCTTCtctgtttttatttctttatggCCTTATTGAATTTGTGCCGTGTAGCCTTCTACTACCATATGAAATTTGGTACATCTTCCTGCCGTTCTTTGCTCAAGAGAATGAGAAGGGAAAATCTGATGCCACTTTTGGAGCCTTGGATCATTAAACAAATTACCTAAGTCGAATTCTCCTAAGCATACATGCTGTTACTTGTTTTAGGTTTTGCAGAAGCAGCATAAATGGCTTGAAATGGATTAACTGTTTTAACTTGCCATCCGTCTgctctttgaactttgaacattTGCTCTGACATCTTGACATGCCATCCATCTgctttttgaaattataaaggGACTGTTGTATGATGATGTTTTTTGCTGGATCTTTCCAggtattaagttgattattGGCTCTGATGTCTCCGATGAGTGATATTCGACATGATGTTGGTCAAGTTGGATTGAGTTTAAGCTGATTAGCATGAATGTTATGTTccatatacattttttattttagtctGTGGACTTATGGTTTTCTATTCTATCGTTGTTACTAATGTAGGAACCACAGTCTGAGACTGCCTTTTGATATAGTTCAAGAGGATTATGTATGTACAATTATCCAGTCTCTTGCTTTAGGGGTTTTGATGATCTTGTATTGGACCCTGTTTTTGTTGGAAGAGATAATTGCTTAGGCTAGATTGATGAGTATCTGTGTATGCCAGTGTTTGCATGCATATTTATGTTTGGCTGTTAGGAAGGAAGTGTAACTGGTTGTGGAAACTCTAAAATGCAGCAAGACGAGCCAATTgttgaggatgatgatgaagatgaagaagatgatgatgatgacgatgacgatgacGAGAAGGATGAACATGCTGAAGGTAATATCTTCATTCCATGCATTTTAGAAAGCTTTGTTCTAGTTCCTGCGGTTTTGCTCACATTTCATTATTCATGTAGGTCTCATCCAGCTGGTCTATTGACAAAGATGTGTGATGTTGTGTTGTGTTTATATAATAAAACATTGTCATTATTTTTTAGGCTGAACATTTCCTTCAGTGCTGGCGTATCCTTTAGACatagttaattttattttcctccaACTAGGGGCATTGGTCAAGGTTTTAATACAGTAATTTTCTAATCTCCCTGTCATTTCCTATTTCCTTGCTTGCCTCCATGTGCATATGGGTCCTTTTATCTGAGCCACCAAACTTTAACTGCTCTTGTGCTTAAGTTTGTTTCAAACACCTAGTTTGTATGGTGTGCACTTGAGGCTCATTGTTTTTCTGTATAATCAGGACAACAGGAAGGGGATGCAAGTGGCAGATCTAAACAAAGTAGAAGTGAGAAAAAGAGCCGGAAAGCAATGCTGAAGCTTGGCATGAGACCTGTTCCTGGTGTTAGTCGGGTCACaatcaagaaaagcaaaaatgtTAGTTAAATTTTCCATCTGATCCATAACTTCCAGGTTTTTCAGATTTTGATCAAAATAATTCTTTCTCAGTACACCTAATTTGGCACGTTAAGTCTAGGAGTAGGTCAACTTGTATAATatgcatttgttttcatttgataATGTTTGGCTGATCATTTCAGAGTTCTGACCATTCCACATGTTTTCCCCCCTTTCCAGCAATCCCTTAAATGTCATTCTGCTAACGTAATTACTTCTTTGTGGGCATTGTAGATACTATTCGTGATTTCCAAACCTGATGTCTTCAAGAGCCCAGCATCAGATACCTACGTTATATTTGGAGAGGCTAAAATAGAGGATTTAAGCTCCCAACTGCAAACTCAAGCTGCTGAACAATTTAAAGCTCCTGATCTTAGTCATGTGATCTCCAAACCAGAGTCTTCAACAGTGGcacaagatgatgaagatgttgATGAGACGGGTGTTGAGCCCAAGGACATTGAGCTGGTCATGACTCAGGCAGGGGTGTCAAGGGCCAAGGCTGTCAAGGCTCTCAAGGCTGCTGAAGGAGACATAGTCACTGCCATTATGGAGTTGACCAACTGAGGAATATCATGGCAAGTAGTTGGTCTTATTCTATCAGGAGCTTGAAGTTTCGTCCATTTTCCTGTTGCAGCTAAATGTGGACTTTTTTGGTCTATCATTCTCAATATAGTTTGCAAGTCAAATTTGATGCCTgtatgatttgccttttcctctttgtttcattttgttagTGATGCTCTAACCTTTTGTTAATCATGATGGTAGAGCTTTCAATGGGAAACATGATAGTGGTTCTTGGTATCTTTCTCCTCAAGAGCTAAATCCTGTGAAGTTTTTCCAAGTGTGCTTTATGACTGTTTTGGTTTTCATCGTATCTCTTGGACAATCTGTTTCTCTTTTGGGCTAAAAAATTACACCTTGATTTGCTACTCCCCGTTGCGCTTGTGCATTTTAGCGTGATTAGTAGAGGTTTTAGTTTTTCACTTGTTCTTGTTAATGCTTCTCTCACCATTTTCTAGTCTATCTCCTTTAGTACTAAGTTCCTACTTGTATAAGATTGGGAATATCGAAATAAGAAAGTTAACCTATAACTTGGCTGGAATTGGTCTTGTGTTAAATTAAATACCCATTTCAGGGCAGGTGACCTGGCCTGCACTTGTTTTCATCCTACTGTATCACTGTTCCCATAGATGCTTCACATGAGCAATCATCTGGGTTTCTGCCTCACAAGGGGCCTTGGTGAGGTTTGGAACCCATGACCAGTGATCATCGTAGCCAGTGCATCAACCCCGCTAACCTCTTCCATTCTGCTCATCAGAAAGGCTTGAGAACTTCAATGGAACCTCCAAAATATGCACTTGGCTTCAAGCTTGGTGTCATGCAGCTCCTCCCTTGAGATGCATGCAATTGGCTGGATGGCGTTTTAGCTGTTGTTGCTCTAGTTTGGCGATTTTCCATGCTTAGATGGTTTTACACTTCAACGGCTTCATTTTCTGTAGTCATGCTCTGATGGTTCATCTCTTGCTTCCGTTATTTCTGATATGCTGGTCTGTGTTGTGAAGCAAGTCTACCTGGCTTTTATTTTTACCAagataaacaaataatagaCATATATGTTACTCACAAGATGCATGCCTTCACTAGAAGTAATGAAAATTGGACTTTTCTTCTATCAAAATAACTTTTCATCATCTATGATTTAGTCTTTTGATTTCCTAAGAAACTTATGGTCAAcaaatttgacttttttttttaatggaaaaacaTAGGCTCGTCTACAAAACTCCCGAAAGCTCTAATTGGCTTACACTGTATTAACAGGAACTCTGGCTTTCATTATGTGGGAGTGTACATGCCGCCTAATGTGACTTTCAGAGATCTATTCGTCATCTTTGTGACTAGTCGAGTCAAGTGACGCATCCGATGTTTATAATGAGAGATTTCAATGCAACGTGTAATGCAGACAGGAAGGACCCAATCTCGCCTGTCTTGTGAATCATGGAGGATGATCGGTGCATTTTCACTTGGTGTAATGACAGACATGGAAAGGAGATGATTGGATAAACCAATTGACTACGCACCCAAATTTCACTTTGAGAGTTCTGACCTGTGCAACCTCGGACCATAGTCCATTGTTCCTCATTGTTAATGAAGGAGAGCTCAGAGCAGCTGGAAGAAACATCTTCAGATTTTAATATGGTTGGACTACAAGGCCATACCGTTGGCCAGTGGTCAGAAAGGCATGGGGGAGGCCCCAATACAGATGCCACATGATCTGGGtgataaaaaatgttgaagaatgCCTACAAGAGCTTTCTTGGTGGAATTCGAAGCATTATGGGTGGGTTGATGTGAGAATTAAACACCTTAGATGTGAACTTGATAGAATCCACTTCTCAAGCCAAGATGACATTCTagaatgggttgtttgacaagAACTTAACCAGACCCTTTGCAAAGACATGTTATTCCGGAAGCAGAAGTTTACATGCTTCCAAGAGGGTgataagagaacactaaatttCTCCAGACGTATGCTAACCACTGGTCCATAAATTAAATTGGTCTCACACCTGGTGTTGATTGTGGAGTTTCAGGACACAATGGCCATAAGAGACTTTCACCCAATCGCATCGTGTAATAGTCTCTATAAGTTCATCTTGAAATTAATGGTTAATTAATAGGATGAGAGGCCATTTAATGAAGCTGATAACTAGAGAGCAAGGAACTCTGT
This genomic interval carries:
- the LOC116259818 gene encoding nascent polypeptide-associated complex subunit alpha-like protein 1, translated to MTQKTQEELLATHLEEQKLHQDEPIVEDDDEDEEDDDDDDDDDEKDEHAEGQQEGDASGRSKQSRSEKKSRKAMLKLGMRPVPGVSRVTIKKSKNILFVISKPDVFKSPASDTYVIFGEAKIEDLSSQLQTQAAEQFKAPDLSHVISKPESSTVAQDDEDVDETGVEPKDIELVMTQAGVSRAKAVKALKAAEGDIVTAIMELTN